The Candidatus Eremiobacteraceae bacterium DNA window ACTCCGCATTGAACATCGGCAGACGAGTTTGGTAACGTTAGACAAGCATCGACGAAACGGGCGATCGCTGGTCGCCGTCACACTTGCCGCCGCGATCGCATGCGCGAGCGCGGGTTGCACGAAAGTCGAGAGCGGGACCGCGGCCGGCGGCGGGAATCCGTGGACGATCCACGGCGTGGTGCGCATCGGCGCGTACGAGGACCTCGATAACCTAGACCCAGTGCTCTCCGACGAGCTCTACGCGACGAACGTCTTCCAGCTCGTCTTCTCCGGTCTGATCGACTACGACGATCACGGAAATCCCGTGCCGGATATCGCGCTCGCCGTTCCGACGCAAGCGAACGGCGGCATCAGCGCCGACGGCCGCACGATCACATACCACCTGCGCCACGGCGTCACGTGGTCCGATGGCGCACCTTTGACATCGGCCGACGTCAAGTTCACGTGGCAGCAGATCATGAACCCGCGCAACAACGTCGCCTTTCATTTCCCATACGACGAGGCCGAGTCGATCGACACGCCGGATCCATACACGGTCGTCGTCCATCTCGACAGGCCGTCGGCCCCGTTCATCGCGAGTTTCATGCGAAACGGCAGCGTCGGTTCGATCGTGCCGAAGCACCTGCTCGACGGCCGTGCCGATCTCAACCACGCGCCCTTCAGCACGGCGCCGATCGGCAGCGGGCCGTTCATCGTGACGAGCTGGCGGCCCGGCGTCGAGCTCGATCTGAAAGCGAACCCGCACTATTTCCGCGGGCCCCCGAAGGTCGCGCAAGTGCAATACCGCATCATCCCGGATCAGAACACGCTCATGACCGAGCTGCAAAGCCATTCGCTCGACGTGTTCTTGCACGCGACCGAGACGCAGTACGCGCCGCTGAAATCGGTGGCCGGCTACCGCGTCACGGCCATCCCGAATCTCGACTACGAGCACATCG harbors:
- a CDS encoding ABC transporter substrate-binding protein, with protein sequence MVTLDKHRRNGRSLVAVTLAAAIACASAGCTKVESGTAAGGGNPWTIHGVVRIGAYEDLDNLDPVLSDELYATNVFQLVFSGLIDYDDHGNPVPDIALAVPTQANGGISADGRTITYHLRHGVTWSDGAPLTSADVKFTWQQIMNPRNNVAFHFPYDEAESIDTPDPYTVVVHLDRPSAPFIASFMRNGSVGSIVPKHLLDGRADLNHAPFSTAPIGSGPFIVTSWRPGVELDLKANPHYFRGPPKVAQVQYRIIPDQNTLMTELQSHSLDVFLHATETQYAPLKSVAGYRVTAIPNLDYEHIAFNCARAPFDDVRVRRAFAYAIDWKRINEDAYLGIDEPGMTDQSPAMWSYDPHVLPYPHDPVRARELLREAGFTPGPGGTLVRGGKPLDVDISTVIGNSTRVKAETLIQADLREVGVQVAVRNYPANLLFAAKGAGGILANGKFDFALYGWSFNPDPDDTDTMGPQSLPPYGVNYTFYRDPDIGRWEEQGREQYGRAQRIPYYWKIQERIHDEVPFHTINWAAPIDAVNTDLRNFKPAPAVADFWNSYEWEI